Proteins from a genomic interval of Lelliottia amnigena:
- the bcsB_1 gene encoding cellulose synthase regulator protein translates to MTDDGSQIQNKDADIMVIGNIPEKLKDDKRIDLLVQATESWVNTPLRQTTFPSIMPDNADREASVQTNVSSQGPMAAIVGFQSPYNEQRSVIALLADSPRGYELLNMAMNDSGKRAAMFGSVAVIRESGVNSLRVGDVYYVGHLPWFERIWYALSNHPVLLAVFAAISVVLLAWVMWRLLRIISRRRLHSDNE, encoded by the coding sequence TTGACCGATGATGGCAGCCAGATCCAGAACAAAGACGCCGACATTATGGTGATCGGCAACATCCCGGAAAAATTGAAAGACGATAAACGTATCGACCTGCTGGTTCAGGCGACGGAATCCTGGGTCAATACGCCGCTGCGCCAGACGACGTTCCCGAGCATCATGCCGGATAATGCGGATCGCGAAGCGAGCGTGCAGACGAATGTCAGCTCGCAAGGCCCGATGGCGGCGATTGTCGGGTTCCAGTCACCGTACAACGAACAGCGCAGCGTCATCGCTCTGCTGGCGGACAGCCCACGCGGGTATGAGTTGCTGAACATGGCGATGAATGACAGCGGCAAACGCGCGGCGATGTTCGGTTCCGTGGCGGTGATTCGTGAGTCTGGCGTCAACAGCCTGCGCGTGGGCGATGTTTACTACGTCGGCCATTTGCCGTGGTTTGAGCGTATCTGGTATGCGCTGTCCAATCACCCGGTTCTGCTGGCGGTGTTTGCGGCTATCAGCGTGGTGTTGCTGGCGTGGGTGATGTGGCGTCTGCTGCGAATCATCAGCCGTCGTCGTCTCCATTCGGATAACGAGTAA
- the bcsB_2 gene encoding cellulose synthase regulator protein, protein MSALPAMMAQAAPENTAATPAPTVPVVAQATDPVVTAAPTQTENLVPNQPTEGNTLPATPTGAQAVGQVMPGVNGANAPIVAENTPSRDVKLTFAQIAPPPGSMILRGINPNGGVEFGMRSDEVVSNALLNLEYTPSPSLLPVQSQLKVYLNDELMGVLPVTKEQLGKKTLAQVPINPLFITDFNRVRLEFVGHYRDVCENPASSTLWMDVSRNSSLSMTYQTLAVKNDLSAFPVPFFDPRDNRELNLPVVFAGSPDITQQQAATIVTSWFGSRSGWRGQSFPVLFDKLPDRNAIVFATNEKRPSFLRDHPDVKGPMVEMVNHPDKPYVKLLVVFGRDDKDLVQAAKGIAQGNVLFRGNSVAIGEVKPLLARKPYDAPNWIRTDRAVTFGELKTYEEQLQSTGLEPSAINVPLNLPPDMYLLRSNGIDIALNYRYTAPPTKDSSRMDISLNNQFLQSFPLTSSQDTNKLLLRLPVLQGLLDGKTDVSIPALKLGAVNQLRFDFQYMNPMPGGSVDNCITFQPVQNHVVIGDDSTIDFSKYYHFIALPDLRAFANASFPFSRMADLSESIVVMPKTPNEGQIATLLDAMAAVGAQTGYPLLTSR, encoded by the coding sequence ATGAGTGCGCTGCCCGCGATGATGGCTCAAGCGGCGCCTGAAAATACGGCGGCAACGCCTGCACCGACCGTGCCTGTCGTCGCGCAAGCGACCGATCCGGTGGTCACCGCAGCGCCAACGCAAACTGAAAACCTGGTGCCAAATCAGCCAACCGAGGGCAACACCCTTCCGGCGACGCCGACAGGTGCGCAGGCGGTTGGGCAGGTGATGCCGGGCGTTAACGGGGCGAATGCGCCTATTGTGGCTGAAAACACCCCGTCACGTGACGTGAAGCTGACGTTTGCACAGATCGCGCCGCCGCCGGGCAGCATGATTTTGCGCGGTATCAACCCGAATGGCGGCGTTGAGTTTGGGATGCGCAGCGATGAAGTGGTGTCGAATGCCCTGCTGAATCTCGAATACACGCCATCGCCGTCTCTGCTGCCGGTTCAGTCCCAGTTGAAGGTCTATCTCAATGATGAGCTGATGGGCGTTCTGCCGGTCACGAAAGAGCAACTGGGCAAGAAAACGCTGGCGCAGGTGCCGATCAATCCGCTGTTTATCACCGATTTTAACCGCGTACGTCTGGAGTTTGTCGGTCACTATCGCGACGTGTGCGAAAACCCGGCCAGCAGCACGCTGTGGATGGATGTGAGCCGCAATTCCTCGCTGAGCATGACTTACCAGACGCTGGCGGTGAAAAACGATCTCTCTGCGTTCCCGGTGCCGTTCTTCGATCCGCGTGACAATCGCGAGCTGAATCTGCCGGTGGTATTCGCCGGTTCGCCGGATATTACCCAGCAGCAGGCGGCCACCATCGTCACCTCGTGGTTTGGCTCCCGTTCAGGCTGGCGCGGGCAAAGCTTCCCGGTCCTGTTCGACAAACTGCCGGACCGCAACGCCATTGTGTTTGCCACCAATGAGAAGCGTCCCTCTTTCCTGCGCGACCATCCTGATGTGAAAGGGCCAATGGTCGAAATGGTGAATCATCCGGATAAACCGTATGTGAAGCTGTTGGTGGTCTTTGGCCGCGACGATAAAGATTTGGTGCAAGCCGCGAAAGGCATTGCGCAGGGCAACGTCCTGTTCCGTGGCAATAGCGTTGCCATTGGCGAAGTCAAACCGCTGCTGGCGCGTAAACCGTACGATGCGCCGAACTGGATCCGCACCGACCGTGCGGTCACCTTTGGCGAGCTGAAAACCTATGAAGAGCAGCTTCAGTCAACGGGGCTTGAGCCGTCAGCGATTAACGTCCCGCTGAATCTGCCGCCGGATATGTACCTGCTGCGCAGTAACGGGATTGATATTGCGCTGAACTATCGCTACACCGCGCCGCCAACCAAAGACAGCTCGCGGATGGATATCAGCCTGAACAACCAGTTCCTGCAATCCTTCCCGCTGACCAGCAGCCAGGACACCAACAAACTGCTGCTGCGTCTGCCAGTATTGCAAGGCCTGCTGGACGGCAAAACGGACGTTTCGATTCCGGCCCTGAAGCTCGGCGCGGTGAACCAGCTGCGCTTCGATTTCCAGTACATGAACCCGATGCCGGGTGGCTCGGTGGATAACTGTATTACCTTCCAGCCGGTGCAGAATCATGTGGTTATCGGCGACGATTCGACTATCGACTTCTCGAAGTACTATCACTTCATTGCGCTGCCGGATCTGCGCGCGTTTGCGAACGCCAGCTTCCCGTTCAGCCGGATGGCCGATCTGTCTGAATCCATTGTGGTGATGCCTAAAACGCCAAACGAAGGGCAGATCGCTACGCTGCTGGATGCCATGGCCGCCGTAGGCGCGCAAACGGGTTACCCGCTATTAACGTCACGTTGA
- the bcsA gene encoding cellulose synthase catalytic subunit, translating to MSRVSAWLLIPPVSARLSERYRNYRRHGASSFSAALGCFWMVLAWIFIPLEHPRWQHIRARHRELYPHLNPDRPRPLDPARYAIQALWLIATSAKKEKTEPRWRGTGGFKNLRGRYHQWLENLPDRVRNQTRHLESEKELGHLHPGLRRFILGVIVVFSLILALVCITQPFNPLAQFIFLILLWGVALLVRRIPGRFSAMMLIVLSLTVSCRYIWWRYTSTLNWDDPVSLVCGLVLLFAETYAWIVLILGYFQVVWPLNRQPVPLPKDTRVWPTVDIFVPTYNEDLSVVKNTIYASLGIDWPKDKLKIWLLDDGGREEFRHFAQSVGVEYIARTTHEHAKAGNINNALKYATGEFVSIFDCDHVPTRSFLQMTMGWFLKEKQLAMMQTPHHFFSPDPFERNLGRFRKTPNEGTLFYGLVQDGNDMWDATFFCGSCAVIRRAPLDEIGGIAVETVTEDAHTSLRLHRRGYTSAYMRIPQAAGLATESLSAHIGQRIRWARGMVQIFRLDNPLFGKGLKMAQRLCYLNAMFHFLSGIPRLIFLTAPLAFLLLHAYIIFAPALMIALFVLPHMIHASLTNSKIQGKYRHSFWSEIYETVLAWYIAPPTLVALINPHKGKFNVTAKGGLVEEEYVDWVISRPYIFLVLLNIVGVLVGIWRYFYGPESEMLTVIVSLAWVFYNLIILGGAVAVSVESKQVRRAHRVEISMPAAIAREDGHLFSCTVQDFSDGGLGIKINGQAKVLEGQKVKLLLKRGQQEYVFPTQVVRVLGDEVGLQLMPLTKKQHIDFVQCTFARADTWALWQDSFPEDKPLESLLDILKLGFRGYRHLAEFAPPSVKIIFRSLTSLVSWVVSFIPRRPERDEAIQQPDPVMAQQ from the coding sequence ATGAGCCGCGTGTCCGCCTGGTTACTCATCCCGCCGGTTAGCGCCCGTTTAAGCGAGCGTTACCGGAATTACCGCCGTCATGGCGCGTCGTCTTTTAGCGCCGCGCTCGGCTGTTTCTGGATGGTCCTGGCCTGGATTTTTATCCCGCTCGAACACCCGCGCTGGCAGCACATTCGCGCACGCCATCGCGAACTGTATCCGCATCTCAATCCTGACCGGCCAAGGCCGTTAGATCCTGCGCGTTACGCGATTCAGGCCCTTTGGCTGATTGCCACGTCGGCTAAGAAAGAAAAAACAGAACCGCGCTGGCGCGGTACGGGCGGGTTTAAGAATCTGCGTGGCCGTTACCATCAGTGGCTCGAAAATCTGCCAGACCGCGTCAGAAATCAGACCCGTCATCTTGAGAGCGAAAAAGAGCTGGGGCATCTGCATCCCGGATTACGGCGCTTTATCCTGGGCGTTATCGTCGTTTTCTCGCTGATTCTGGCGCTGGTCTGCATCACCCAGCCGTTTAACCCGCTGGCGCAGTTTATCTTCCTGATACTGCTGTGGGGCGTGGCGCTGCTGGTGCGCCGCATTCCGGGGCGATTCTCGGCGATGATGCTGATTGTCCTGTCGCTGACTGTTTCCTGCCGCTACATCTGGTGGCGTTACACCTCCACGCTGAACTGGGACGATCCGGTAAGTCTGGTGTGTGGCCTGGTGCTGCTGTTTGCTGAAACCTACGCGTGGATTGTCCTGATTTTGGGGTATTTCCAGGTCGTATGGCCGCTGAATCGGCAGCCGGTTCCGCTGCCGAAAGACACGCGTGTGTGGCCGACCGTCGACATTTTTGTCCCGACGTATAACGAAGATTTGAGCGTGGTGAAAAACACCATTTATGCTTCGCTGGGCATCGACTGGCCGAAAGACAAACTCAAAATCTGGCTCCTCGACGACGGCGGTCGCGAAGAGTTTCGCCACTTTGCGCAGAGCGTCGGGGTGGAATATATCGCCCGTACCACGCACGAGCATGCCAAAGCCGGGAACATCAACAATGCGCTGAAATACGCCACGGGTGAATTTGTCTCGATCTTCGACTGCGACCACGTCCCGACGCGCTCATTCCTGCAAATGACGATGGGATGGTTCCTGAAAGAGAAACAGCTGGCGATGATGCAGACGCCGCACCACTTCTTCTCTCCCGATCCGTTTGAACGCAATCTGGGGCGTTTTCGCAAAACGCCGAACGAAGGGACGCTTTTCTACGGGCTGGTGCAGGACGGTAACGACATGTGGGATGCCACGTTCTTCTGCGGCTCCTGCGCGGTGATTCGACGCGCTCCGCTGGACGAAATCGGCGGCATCGCGGTCGAAACCGTCACCGAAGATGCGCACACTTCGCTGCGTCTGCACCGTCGCGGCTATACCTCCGCGTATATGCGTATTCCGCAGGCGGCGGGGCTGGCGACCGAATCGCTGTCGGCGCACATAGGTCAACGTATTCGCTGGGCTCGCGGGATGGTACAGATTTTCCGTCTCGATAACCCGCTGTTTGGCAAAGGGCTGAAGATGGCGCAGCGCCTGTGTTATCTCAACGCCATGTTCCATTTCTTATCCGGTATTCCGCGGCTGATCTTCCTGACCGCGCCGCTGGCCTTCCTGCTGCTGCATGCATACATCATCTTCGCCCCGGCGTTGATGATCGCGCTGTTTGTGCTGCCGCACATGATCCACGCCAGCCTGACGAACTCAAAAATTCAGGGCAAATATCGCCATTCGTTCTGGAGTGAAATCTACGAAACGGTGCTGGCCTGGTACATCGCACCGCCGACGCTGGTGGCGCTGATCAACCCGCACAAAGGCAAATTTAACGTTACCGCCAAAGGTGGCCTGGTAGAGGAAGAGTACGTCGACTGGGTGATCTCCCGTCCGTACATTTTCCTCGTGCTGCTGAATATTGTCGGCGTGCTGGTGGGGATCTGGCGCTACTTCTACGGACCGGAAAGCGAAATGCTGACCGTGATCGTGAGCCTCGCGTGGGTCTTCTACAACCTGATTATCCTTGGCGGCGCGGTGGCGGTATCTGTGGAGAGTAAACAGGTGCGCCGCGCGCACCGCGTCGAAATCTCCATGCCTGCGGCCATTGCCCGCGAAGATGGGCATCTTTTCTCCTGTACCGTCCAGGACTTCTCGGACGGCGGTTTGGGCATCAAGATCAACGGCCAGGCAAAAGTGCTGGAGGGGCAAAAAGTGAAATTACTGCTCAAGCGCGGCCAGCAGGAATATGTCTTCCCGACGCAGGTGGTCCGCGTTTTGGGGGATGAAGTTGGGCTGCAATTGATGCCGCTCACTAAGAAGCAACATATCGATTTTGTGCAGTGTACGTTTGCCCGCGCGGATACGTGGGCGCTCTGGCAGGACAGCTTCCCGGAAGATAAACCACTGGAAAGTCTGCTGGATATTCTGAAGTTGGGGTTCCGTGGTTATCGCCACCTTGCAGAATTTGCTCCGCCGTCAGTGAAAATAATTTTCCGGTCACTTACCTCGCTGGTTTCCTGGGTGGTGTCGTTTATCCCTCGTCGTCCTGAGCGAGATGAGGCGATACAGCAACCGGACCCGGTTATGGCTCAACAATGA
- a CDS encoding cell division protein, translating to MAILGLQGIRGGVGTTSIAAALGWSLQVLGESVLVIDACPDNLLRMSFNVDYDVSDGWARALLDGRDWRDTAQRYTSQLDILPFGQLTVSEMESLHTRFGTLGYFADALQLLQEKSHYQWILLDLPNGFSPLTRQLIEHCDHMLTIVNADANCHIRLHQQALPAGAHILINDLRIGSQIQDDLYQVWLQSQRRLLPMAIHRDEGMAECLASKQPLGEYRGDSLAAEEILTLANWCLLHYTGRPEPGRSHP from the coding sequence ATGGCCATACTCGGATTACAGGGCATTCGTGGCGGTGTGGGCACGACGTCTATCGCAGCGGCGCTGGGATGGTCATTACAGGTATTAGGTGAATCCGTCCTGGTTATTGATGCCTGCCCTGATAATTTGTTGCGCATGTCTTTTAACGTCGATTATGACGTGTCCGACGGCTGGGCGCGCGCGCTGCTTGATGGCCGCGACTGGCGTGACACCGCGCAACGTTATACCTCGCAGCTTGATATCTTGCCTTTTGGTCAACTGACCGTGAGCGAGATGGAATCGCTGCACACCCGTTTTGGAACGCTGGGATATTTTGCAGATGCCCTGCAACTGCTGCAGGAAAAAAGCCACTATCAGTGGATTTTGCTGGATCTGCCAAACGGCTTTTCACCGCTGACTCGCCAGTTAATCGAACACTGCGACCATATGCTGACCATCGTCAATGCCGATGCCAATTGCCATATTCGCCTGCATCAACAGGCGCTGCCGGCGGGCGCACATATTCTGATCAATGATTTACGTATCGGCAGCCAAATTCAGGATGATTTGTATCAGGTTTGGCTGCAAAGCCAGCGCCGTCTGCTGCCGATGGCCATCCATCGTGACGAAGGGATGGCGGAATGTCTGGCATCAAAACAACCGTTAGGTGAATATCGCGGCGACTCGCTGGCAGCCGAAGAGATCCTTACGCTGGCCAACTGGTGTCTGCTGCACTATACCGGACGTCCGGAACCGGGCAGGAGCCATCCATGA
- a CDS encoding putative cytoplasmic protein, with translation MHNNDPATPVDSSLGYTFQNDFLALSQAFSLPEIDYTDISQREQLAAAIKRWPLLAEFARQQ, from the coding sequence ATGCATAATAATGACCCTGCAACGCCGGTTGATTCTAGCCTGGGGTACACATTCCAAAACGATTTTTTGGCGCTTAGCCAGGCATTTTCATTGCCAGAAATAGATTACACCGATATTTCCCAACGGGAACAGTTGGCGGCGGCGATTAAACGCTGGCCTTTATTAGCTGAATTTGCCCGTCAACAATAA
- a CDS encoding cellulose biosynthesis protein BcsE, translated as MNPIFSVGIQSLWDELRHMPAGGVWWISTDRNDDAISLVNQTIAAQDKGAKVAVVTMGEDPKKIIRLNETHGPDKVRLFSMPHEEDGLYFLPRDIQCSIDPEHYLVVLKCTNNFWQNISSEKLRLWLEKINKWARVQNCTLLVISPGSNNDKQFSFLMSEYRSLFGLASIRHQADSHVYDIAFWCNEKGVSARQQLTLMHNNGEWHVAQQEETVVQPRNDEKRILSHIAVLEGAPALSEYWSLFETNEGLFNEARTTQAATIVFSLTQNNQIEAMARQIHTLRRQRGSALKIVVRENTTSLRATDERLLLGCGANMVIPWNAPLSRCLTLIESIQGQQFTRYVPEDISTLLSMTQPMKLRGYQKWDTFCEAVSNMMSNTLLPENGKGVMVALRPVPGIRIEQALTLCRPNRTGDIMTIGDNRLVLFLSFCRVNDLDTALNHIFPLPTGDIFSNRMIWFEDNLISAEIVQMQMLEPEQWGKPLLMASDAKPVLNATHDGHAWRRTPEPLRLLSDAQERASS; from the coding sequence GTGAACCCCATATTTTCAGTTGGTATCCAGTCATTGTGGGATGAATTGCGCCACATGCCAGCCGGCGGAGTCTGGTGGATTAGCACGGATCGCAATGACGATGCTATAAGTCTGGTGAATCAAACAATTGCAGCACAAGATAAGGGCGCAAAAGTCGCCGTTGTCACTATGGGTGAAGACCCTAAAAAAATCATCAGACTCAATGAAACGCACGGTCCCGATAAAGTGCGCTTGTTTTCGATGCCACATGAAGAAGATGGTCTATACTTTTTGCCCCGCGATATTCAGTGCAGTATTGACCCCGAACATTATTTAGTGGTTCTCAAATGCACGAATAATTTTTGGCAAAATATATCTTCAGAAAAATTGCGTCTGTGGCTGGAAAAGATCAATAAATGGGCGCGGGTTCAAAATTGTACGCTGCTGGTAATCAGCCCAGGCAGTAATAATGATAAGCAGTTCTCATTTTTAATGAGTGAATATCGCTCTCTCTTTGGTCTTGCCAGCATCCGCCATCAGGCCGACAGCCATGTTTACGATATTGCCTTCTGGTGTAATGAAAAAGGCGTAAGCGCGCGGCAACAACTCACGCTTATGCATAATAATGGCGAGTGGCACGTTGCGCAGCAGGAAGAAACCGTCGTTCAACCGCGTAATGATGAAAAACGCATTTTGAGTCACATTGCAGTATTAGAAGGTGCGCCTGCGCTTTCTGAATATTGGTCGCTGTTTGAAACCAACGAAGGTTTGTTTAACGAGGCCCGCACGACCCAGGCCGCAACGATTGTTTTTTCGCTCACTCAGAATAATCAAATTGAGGCGATGGCGCGGCAGATCCATACCCTGCGCCGTCAGCGCGGCAGCGCGTTGAAAATCGTTGTGCGTGAGAATACCACCAGCCTGCGCGCCACCGATGAGCGTCTGCTCCTTGGCTGTGGGGCGAATATGGTGATTCCGTGGAACGCGCCCCTTTCGCGCTGTTTGACGCTGATCGAAAGTATTCAGGGCCAGCAGTTTACTCGCTACGTCCCGGAGGACATTTCGACGCTGCTTTCCATGACTCAGCCGATGAAATTACGCGGCTATCAGAAGTGGGACACCTTCTGCGAAGCGGTCAGCAATATGATGAGCAACACGCTGCTGCCGGAAAATGGTAAAGGCGTGATGGTCGCGCTGCGCCCGGTTCCGGGTATTCGTATTGAGCAGGCGCTGACGCTGTGTCGCCCTAACCGTACCGGCGATATCATGACCATTGGCGATAATCGTCTGGTGTTATTTTTATCCTTCTGTCGGGTTAACGACCTGGACACCGCGCTAAACCACATATTCCCGCTACCGACCGGCGATATCTTCTCTAACCGTATGATTTGGTTCGAAGACAATCTGATCAGCGCCGAAATCGTGCAGATGCAAATGCTGGAACCTGAGCAGTGGGGCAAACCGCTGCTGATGGCGAGCGATGCGAAACCCGTGCTGAATGCGACGCACGACGGGCACGCCTGGCGTCGCACCCCTGAGCCGCTTCGTTTGTTGAGTGATGCCCAAGAGAGAGCTTCATCATGA
- a CDS encoding inner membrane protein codes for MNNSDIIQLVIVCAIIFFPLGYLARHSLRRIRDTTRLLFAKPRYVKPAGTLKRATHVKANRKHD; via the coding sequence ATGAATAACAGCGATATCATTCAGTTGGTGATCGTCTGTGCGATCATTTTCTTCCCGCTTGGCTACCTTGCACGCCATTCGCTGCGCCGTATTCGTGATACGACGAGATTGCTGTTTGCAAAACCTCGCTACGTTAAACCAGCAGGAACACTGAAACGGGCTACACACGTCAAGGCAAACCGAAAACATGACTAA
- a CDS encoding cellulose synthase operon protein YhjU, translating into MTNSTYTASAPSPLWQYWRGLSGWNFYFLVKFGLLWAGYLNFHPLLNLVFMAFLLMPIPNLKLHRLRHWIAIPIGFALFWHDTWLPGPESIMSQGSQVAGFSAGYIQDLVERFINWQMIGAIFVLFIAWLFLSQWLRITVFVVAIMIWLNVLTLAGPSFSLWPAGQATETVTTTGGTAAPTVATAGATPVIGDIPSQTAPPTNTNLNAWLSSFYNAEAKRQTKFPDALPADAQPFELLVINICSLSWADVEAAGLMSHPLWSHFDIQFKDFNSATSYSGPAAIRLLRASCGQPSHKNLYQPAGNQCYLFDNLEKLGFSQHLMLGHNGIFGGFLKEVRENGGMHAPLMDQTGLPVPLLGFDGSPVYDDTAVLQRWLQTVGKDDNARSATFYNTLPLHDGNHYPGVSKTADYKVRAQKFFDELDAFFTELEKSGRKVMVVVVPEHGGALKGDRMQVSGLRDIPSPSITNVPAGIKFFGMKAPHQGAPIEITQPSSYLAISELVARAVDGKLFVEDSVNWNQLTSGLPQTAEVSENANAVVIQYQDKPYVRLNGGDWVPYPQ; encoded by the coding sequence ATGACTAATTCTACTTATACTGCTTCGGCACCTTCGCCGCTTTGGCAATACTGGCGCGGCCTTTCCGGCTGGAACTTCTACTTTCTGGTGAAGTTTGGTTTGCTGTGGGCGGGCTATCTGAATTTCCACCCGCTGCTAAACCTGGTGTTTATGGCATTTTTGCTGATGCCAATCCCCAACCTGAAGCTGCACCGCCTGCGTCACTGGATAGCCATCCCGATTGGTTTTGCGCTGTTCTGGCACGACACCTGGCTGCCAGGCCCGGAAAGCATCATGAGCCAGGGTTCGCAGGTCGCGGGCTTTAGCGCGGGCTATATTCAGGATCTGGTCGAGCGGTTTATTAACTGGCAGATGATCGGCGCGATTTTCGTGCTGTTCATTGCGTGGCTTTTCCTGTCGCAATGGCTGCGCATCACAGTGTTTGTGGTGGCGATAATGATCTGGCTGAACGTGTTAACGCTGGCCGGTCCGAGCTTCTCTTTGTGGCCAGCCGGCCAAGCGACAGAAACGGTCACCACCACGGGCGGTACGGCAGCACCTACCGTCGCCACTGCCGGAGCCACGCCGGTCATTGGTGATATCCCGTCACAAACCGCGCCGCCGACCAACACCAATCTCAATGCCTGGCTTTCCAGTTTTTATAACGCAGAAGCCAAGCGCCAGACCAAATTCCCGGATGCGTTACCGGCCGATGCGCAGCCTTTTGAACTGCTGGTGATTAACATCTGCTCCCTTTCGTGGGCGGACGTGGAAGCCGCCGGTTTGATGTCGCATCCGCTGTGGTCGCATTTTGATATTCAATTCAAAGACTTCAACTCGGCCACATCGTACAGCGGTCCGGCGGCGATTCGTCTGCTGCGCGCAAGCTGCGGTCAGCCGTCGCATAAGAATTTGTATCAGCCTGCGGGAAATCAGTGTTATTTGTTCGATAACCTTGAAAAACTGGGCTTCTCTCAGCACCTGATGCTCGGTCATAACGGTATTTTCGGCGGCTTCCTGAAAGAAGTGCGTGAAAACGGCGGCATGCATGCGCCGCTGATGGATCAAACAGGTCTGCCGGTTCCGCTGCTCGGCTTTGACGGCTCGCCGGTCTACGACGATACCGCCGTGCTGCAACGCTGGCTGCAAACGGTCGGTAAGGACGATAACGCCCGCAGCGCGACATTCTATAACACCCTGCCGCTGCACGACGGGAACCACTATCCGGGCGTGAGCAAAACGGCGGATTACAAAGTGCGCGCGCAGAAGTTCTTCGATGAGTTGGATGCCTTCTTTACCGAGCTGGAAAAATCTGGCCGTAAGGTGATGGTTGTCGTTGTGCCGGAACATGGCGGCGCGCTGAAAGGCGACAGAATGCAGGTGTCTGGTCTGCGCGATATTCCAAGCCCGTCGATCACCAACGTGCCGGCCGGGATTAAATTCTTTGGCATGAAAGCACCGCATCAGGGTGCGCCGATTGAGATTACCCAGCCGAGCAGCTATCTGGCGATTTCAGAACTGGTGGCGCGTGCAGTGGACGGAAAGCTGTTTGTGGAGGATAGCGTGAACTGGAATCAGCTCACCAGCGGTTTGCCGCAGACGGCGGAAGTGTCCGAGAATGCCAACGCGGTAGTGATTCAGTACCAGGATAAACCGTACGTGCGGTTGAATGGCGGGGATTGGGTACCGTATCCGCAGTAA
- a CDS encoding cellulase has translation MRKPACAVLAVMMTVMFSPFSQAGQAWESYKARFLMPDGRIVDTGNGNVSHTEGQGFAMLMAVASDDKTAFDKLWQWTDSTLKNKSNGLFYWRYNPVLPDPIPDKNNASDGDALIAWALLKADARWHDARYSQASDAITKSLVARTVIHYAGYRVMLPGAQGFNLNSEVILNPSYFIFPAWQAFADRSHLQVWRELIQDGHKVLGKMGTGTANLPTDWMSLAAGGKLTPANAWPPRMSYDAIRIPLYIHWSSPQSPSLTPWRSWFGQFSREKTPAWVNVTTNEYAPYMMQGGLLAVRDLTMGQSTGEPDITAMDDYYSASLKMLVWLAEQ, from the coding sequence ATGCGTAAGCCCGCATGCGCCGTACTGGCGGTCATGATGACTGTGATGTTTTCCCCGTTCTCTCAGGCCGGACAGGCCTGGGAGAGTTATAAAGCGCGCTTTTTGATGCCGGATGGCCGGATTGTCGATACCGGCAACGGCAATGTTTCCCACACCGAAGGGCAAGGCTTTGCCATGCTGATGGCGGTGGCGAGCGACGACAAAACGGCGTTCGACAAGCTTTGGCAGTGGACGGACAGTACGTTGAAAAACAAAAGCAACGGCCTGTTTTACTGGCGCTACAATCCGGTCCTGCCGGACCCGATTCCTGACAAAAATAATGCCTCCGATGGCGACGCGCTGATCGCCTGGGCGTTATTAAAAGCGGACGCGCGCTGGCATGATGCGCGTTACAGCCAGGCATCTGATGCGATCACCAAATCGCTGGTGGCGCGCACGGTTATTCACTATGCGGGTTACCGCGTGATGCTGCCGGGCGCGCAGGGATTCAATCTCAACAGCGAAGTGATTCTGAATCCGTCGTACTTTATTTTCCCAGCCTGGCAGGCCTTCGCCGATCGCAGCCATTTGCAGGTGTGGCGCGAGCTGATTCAGGATGGACACAAGGTGCTGGGCAAAATGGGTACGGGGACGGCGAATTTGCCGACCGACTGGATGTCACTGGCGGCGGGCGGCAAGCTGACCCCCGCCAACGCCTGGCCGCCGCGCATGAGCTACGATGCGATCCGTATTCCGCTGTATATCCACTGGTCGAGTCCGCAAAGTCCGTCACTGACGCCATGGCGCAGCTGGTTTGGACAGTTTAGCCGCGAGAAAACCCCAGCCTGGGTGAATGTCACGACCAATGAATACGCGCCTTACATGATGCAAGGCGGGTTGCTGGCAGTGCGTGATTTAACGATGGGGCAATCCACTGGCGAACCGGATATCACCGCGATGGATGATTATTATTCGGCGAGTCTGAAGATGTTGGTGTGGTTGGCGGAGCAGTAG